The genomic region CGGCGGCTGGCTGCTCGACCACTTCTGGTGGGGCTCGGTCTTCCTGATCAACGTCCCGATGGCCGTGATCGGCATCGCCGCCTGCCTCTTCCTGCTGCCGGAGACCCGCGACCCGGCCTCCCCCAAGGTCGACGCCGTTTCCACGGCGCTCACCGCGGCCGGGCTCGGCGCGCTGATCTACGCGATCATCGAGGCGCCGAACCGCGGCTGGGGCGACCCGCTCGTGCTCGGCCTGACCGCCGGGGCCGTGACCCTGCTCGCCGCCCTCGTGCTGCGCGAGCGCCGATCCGTACGCCCCATGCTCGACATGTCGCTGCTCAGCCACCGCGGTTTCCTGCTCAACGCGGTCGCGGCGACGCTCGTGATGTTCGTCCTGTCCGGCCTGATGTTCGTGCTTCCGCCGTATCTGCAGGCCGTTCTCGGCAACGACGCCTTCGGTACGGGCATCCGGATGCTGCCCATGATGGGCGGGCTGATCGTCGCGGCGAGGGCGGCCCAGCCGGTCGTCGAACGGTTCGGGTCGCGGGGCGTGGTGAGCGCCGGTCTGGTGGTGCTGGCCTTCGCCGCGCTGCTCGGGAGTCGTACGACGGTCGAGTCCGGGTACGGCTTCACCGCGCTGTGGCTGTCGATCGCGGGCCTCGGCTTCGGCTTCGCCGTCGTCCCGGCGATGGACGGGGCGCTCGGAACGCTCCCCGCCGACCGGGCCGGCAGCGGATCCGGGCTCCTCATGACGCTGCGGCAGGTCGGCGGGGCGATCGGTATCGCGCTGCTCGGCAGTCTGCTGGCCAGTGCGTTCCGGGACCGGCTCGATGTGAGCGGGCTGCCCGAGCGGGCGGCGGACACGGCCGGGGAGTCGGTGGTCGCGGCCCACCTCGTCGCCGAACGCGCGGGCGCCGCCGACCTGGTGACCTCCGCGAACACGGCGTACGTCCACGGCATGGGCCTCGTCCTGCTGGTGTGCGGAATCGCCTCACTCGCGGCGGCGCTGCTGGCGGGGGCGTTCCTGCCCAACACCGGGTCCCTGCCGAACACCGGGTCCCTGCCCAACACCGGGTCGCGGGACGTCACGGGGTCCGAGGCGGGGAAGCCGGCCTCGGGCACGGCCCCGCGCACAGCCGAAAACATGGCCCCGGACGCGACCCCGAAAACGGTCGCAGACACAGCCGCGGCCCCGCGCACAGCCGCGAACGTGGCCCCTGACACGACCCCGGCCATGGCCCCGGCCCCTGCCGATGGCCGACAATGACTCCATGACGGCCGCACGTACCTCCCTCCCCGCCGACCGCCCCCAGCTGGGACTTCGTGAGCGGAAGAAGATCAAGACGCGGACGGCGATCCGTGACGCGACGTACCGGCTGATCCGGCGGCAGGGGTACGACGCCACGACGATCGAGCAGATCGCCGAGCTCGCCGAGGTGTCGCCGTCCACGGTCTTCCGCTACTTCCCGGCCAAGGAGGACATCGTCCTCACGGACGAGTACGACCCGGTGCTGGAGGCCGAGATGCGGGCCCGGCCGGCGGACGAGCCGTGGCCGGACTCCCTCCGACACGTGCTGAGGAAGGCCGTCACCCTCGGGATGACCGAGGAGCCCGAGGTGACGCGGCTGCGGACCCGGCTGATGATCGAGGTGCCCGCCGTGCGCTCGCGGATGATGGAGAGCATGTCGGTCACGGGCCGCATGCTCTGCCGCGTCATCGGCGAGCGCACCGGCCGGGGCCCCGACAGCCTTGAGGTACGCGTCCTCGCGATGTCCCTGATCGGCGGCCTGATGGAGGTGTCGCTGTACTGGGCCGAGCACGATCATGAGGACGGCCTCGGCGACCTGGTCGACCGCGCCCTGGACGTCCTGGAGCATGGGCTCACGCCCTGACCACAGCCCTGCGCGCCTAAGAGACGGCGGTTGCCCCGCGCCCCCTTTCCGGGACACGGGGCAACTCAGCTCAAGAACCCGGGCTCAGCGCCTCACATCACCCTTTCCACACGCCAGGCCGTCGCCGTTGCGGTCCAGACGCAGCGGGTCGTCCTTGCCGTTCACCTTCAGGCGGCCGTACTCGTTCTCCTTCAGCCAGGCGCAGCGGGCCGCCGTCGTCTTCTTGACCTCGTCCGGGAAGACCGTCGGTACGCAGACGTTGACCGAGCCGTAGTGGCGGTCGCAGCCCGCGACGGTCGTGCTGACCTTGGCCGAGGCGCGCTTCTTGCCGGGCTTGTTGACCTTGCCTTCGAGGGAGTCCGCGAAGGAGTGCTCGTGCGCCGAGGCCGTGTCGGAGGCTGCCGCCGCCATGGCCGACGGGCCCTGGAGGTGGACCCACTTCGCCACCGACGGCACGCCGTTCGCGTCGACCGCGAAGAGCATGTACCAGCCGGGCGGGGCCAGGTTGGGGTTGCTCGTCACGTTCAGGTCGACGTTGTTGCCGTCGACGGAGAGCGGCAGGTCCACGAAGCGCTGGTTCGGGTCGGACGAGTGCGTCACCGCGGCCGGTCGGATCAACTCCGCCTTGGCGATGGGCCGGTCGACCGTGATGCGCTGCGTGTCGCCGTACGTCCACTCGTTGTCGATCATCGAAGTGATCGTCGGGCGGGCGCCCTTGAGGAGGTACGGCGGGGTGTAGATGGACACGTTGTGGTTCCAGGAGCCGTTGCCCGGGTTGTCGCCGGTCGCCATCACGCGGCCGTCCGGGAGCAGGAACGCGGAGGAGTGGTAGCCGCGGGCCTCGGGGTCGGCGGCCACCGGGTCGAAGGTCTCCGTCGTCGGGTCGAAGATCGACGACTCGTAGACCGGGTTGGCGCGGTTGTGCAGAGCGCCGCCGGTCTCCAGGACCTTCCCGTCGGGCAGCAGCACGGCGGAGACGTACATCTTGCCCTGGCCGCCGGTCTGCGGGATCTTGCCGTTGCCCAGGTCGACCGTGCCCTGCGGGATCGGCGGTCCGGCGACGTACGCCGGGTTGGCGGACTTCAGGTCGATGATGTCGGTGAGCCGGTTCGCGTCGGGGTTCGAGTCGATGTTGCCGCCGCCGAGGGTGAGGACCTTCTGGTCCTGGGCCGGGGGCAGCAGCACGCTCGCCGACTGGTCGCGTTCGTCCTTGTTCCGCAGCCCCGGCACCTCGGTGCTGGTGTTGGCGTCGTAGTCGTAGATCACCGAACCCGTGCCGGGGATGTTGTTGCCGAAGGTGTGGCTGCCCGTGTAGAAGAGGCGGCCGTCCTGCATCAGGACCATCGACGGGTACAGACCCCAGTACGACCAGGTCTGGTTGACCTGCCACAGCGGCAGCCACTTGTTCTCGGCGGCCGACCAGCGCTCGGCCGTCACGGACCCGGTCGAGTCCTCCTTCAGCCCGCCGAACGAGATGACGTCACCGTTGCCGAGGATCGTCGCCGACGGGTACCAGTGGCCGTCGTTCATGTCGTTCGTCTTGCTGTACGTCTCGGTCACCGGGTCGAAGGTGTACGAGTCCTTGTAGCCCTGGTAGCCGATCGTGCCGTCGGCGGACGGAAAGCCCTTGTTGCCGCTCATCACGAGGACCCGGCCGTCCTGCAACTGCACATGCCCGGCGCAGAACATGTCCTTGGGCGTGGGGATCTGCTTGTACGTGCCGTTCACCGGGTCGTAGACCGCACTGGTGAACGTACCCGCGTTGAACATCTCCTCGCTGTTGCCGGAACCCGCGATCAGCAGCACCTTGCCGTTGTTGAGGACGACGGAGTGCATGGAGCGGACCGGGTTCTGCGTGGGCATGACGTCCCACCTGCCGTTGGCGCACTCCTCGGCCGTGCCGGTGCACACGGGGTCCGGGATCGGGTCGGCGACCTGGTCCATCGTGTAGTCGTCGGTGGTCACGGCGCCGGTGCCGTAGACGGAGACGCCCCAGGTGATGCGGTCGGTGCCCGCGGGGACCTCGGGCGTACGGACCGTCGCCTCGGCCCAACTGCCGCTGATGGGCAGGGTCTTGAGGTCGGTCCAGTACTGCCAGCCGGCGGTCGTGTCGTGCCGGAAGAGGGTGAGCGAGGTGTCCGGGGTCGTCGACTTGTACCAGAGCCCGAGGTCGTACTGCTTGCCGACGCTGACGCCCGGCGCGCACTCGGCGGACTCGGTGATCAGCGCCTTGCGGTCGCCCTCGGTACGGCGGGTCAGCTCGACCTTCATGGCCTTGGAGCCCGAGTGGGCGTCGGCCACGGTGGAGAAGGTGAAGTCGTTGTCTCCCCAGCCGGACTTCTCCCAGCAGTACGGCATGTCGTCCGTACCGGCGGTCTCGAAGCCGGGGTTCTTCACGAGGTTGGCGGCCGAGGCGGGCTGGGGAGCGATGAGGAGCAGCCCCGAGGTGAGGGCGCCCACGGCCAGCAGGGCGGTACGGCGGCGAGGGCGGGCGGGTCGTCTGGAGCGGGCAGGTCTTCTGAACTTCGGAGCGGGTCTACTGGTCTTCGGAGCGGGTCTACTGAACATCAGCTGGTTCTCCTTGCTGTGCGGCTCCCTGCGTGACGGCCGGTCTCGACGGCCGTCGTGTGTCCTGCGCGCCCTCCTTTCCGCGGCAGATAGACGAGGGCCTCCGTGCCCGCGAACCGCAGCACGAAGGTGGTCACCAGGGCGAGTGCGGTGGCGCCGAGGACGGACAGCCCGAACTGCCCGACGAGCAGAGCGATGAGCGGGATGCGCAGCACCAGGTCGGCGTTGGCCAGCAGCGCGAACCTGCTCACGCGGTCCCACCAGCGCCGGTGCTGGCGTCGGTCCCGGAAGCAGAGGTGCTCGATGAGCAGGAAGTTCCAGGCGACGCCGAACTGGTTGGCGACGATCTCGGCGGGCAGGTAGTGCATCCCGGCGGCCGTCAGGGCCCACAGCGCGGCGAGGTTCGGCAGGAACCCGGTCGCGCCGATCAGCCCGAACACCACCATCCGCGCGATGGGCGAGGCGGTGCG from Streptomyces sp. NBC_00878 harbors:
- a CDS encoding galactose oxidase-like domain-containing protein gives rise to the protein MGALTSGLLLIAPQPASAANLVKNPGFETAGTDDMPYCWEKSGWGDNDFTFSTVADAHSGSKAMKVELTRRTEGDRKALITESAECAPGVSVGKQYDLGLWYKSTTPDTSLTLFRHDTTAGWQYWTDLKTLPISGSWAEATVRTPEVPAGTDRITWGVSVYGTGAVTTDDYTMDQVADPIPDPVCTGTAEECANGRWDVMPTQNPVRSMHSVVLNNGKVLLIAGSGNSEEMFNAGTFTSAVYDPVNGTYKQIPTPKDMFCAGHVQLQDGRVLVMSGNKGFPSADGTIGYQGYKDSYTFDPVTETYSKTNDMNDGHWYPSATILGNGDVISFGGLKEDSTGSVTAERWSAAENKWLPLWQVNQTWSYWGLYPSMVLMQDGRLFYTGSHTFGNNIPGTGSVIYDYDANTSTEVPGLRNKDERDQSASVLLPPAQDQKVLTLGGGNIDSNPDANRLTDIIDLKSANPAYVAGPPIPQGTVDLGNGKIPQTGGQGKMYVSAVLLPDGKVLETGGALHNRANPVYESSIFDPTTETFDPVAADPEARGYHSSAFLLPDGRVMATGDNPGNGSWNHNVSIYTPPYLLKGARPTITSMIDNEWTYGDTQRITVDRPIAKAELIRPAAVTHSSDPNQRFVDLPLSVDGNNVDLNVTSNPNLAPPGWYMLFAVDANGVPSVAKWVHLQGPSAMAAAASDTASAHEHSFADSLEGKVNKPGKKRASAKVSTTVAGCDRHYGSVNVCVPTVFPDEVKKTTAARCAWLKENEYGRLKVNGKDDPLRLDRNGDGLACGKGDVRR
- a CDS encoding TetR/AcrR family transcriptional regulator codes for the protein MTAARTSLPADRPQLGLRERKKIKTRTAIRDATYRLIRRQGYDATTIEQIAELAEVSPSTVFRYFPAKEDIVLTDEYDPVLEAEMRARPADEPWPDSLRHVLRKAVTLGMTEEPEVTRLRTRLMIEVPAVRSRMMESMSVTGRMLCRVIGERTGRGPDSLEVRVLAMSLIGGLMEVSLYWAEHDHEDGLGDLVDRALDVLEHGLTP
- a CDS encoding MFS transporter; protein product: MVTVTPHPEARLDPRRWWALAALVASLLVLGFDMTILNVALPTMAGQLGASTGEQQWMADAYVIVFAALMLPAGLLGDRFGRRRMLMTGLGVFLAGSLVGALVDDVTWVVVARAVMGVGGALVMPLALSVLPSLFPPAERTKAVGIISAASALGMPLGPIIGGWLLDHFWWGSVFLINVPMAVIGIAACLFLLPETRDPASPKVDAVSTALTAAGLGALIYAIIEAPNRGWGDPLVLGLTAGAVTLLAALVLRERRSVRPMLDMSLLSHRGFLLNAVAATLVMFVLSGLMFVLPPYLQAVLGNDAFGTGIRMLPMMGGLIVAARAAQPVVERFGSRGVVSAGLVVLAFAALLGSRTTVESGYGFTALWLSIAGLGFGFAVVPAMDGALGTLPADRAGSGSGLLMTLRQVGGAIGIALLGSLLASAFRDRLDVSGLPERAADTAGESVVAAHLVAERAGAADLVTSANTAYVHGMGLVLLVCGIASLAAALLAGAFLPNTGSLPNTGSLPNTGSRDVTGSEAGKPASGTAPRTAENMAPDATPKTVADTAAAPRTAANVAPDTTPAMAPAPADGRQ